The following coding sequences lie in one Zingiber officinale cultivar Zhangliang chromosome 2B, Zo_v1.1, whole genome shotgun sequence genomic window:
- the LOC122048021 gene encoding protein CHROMATIN REMODELING 4-like isoform X2, giving the protein MKEENSLHDSMIDRKWVLKRKRKQTKSGLGALNGKEGASNSAVKRKTKSGIDASRSAKKTKGHDGHYYECAVCDLGGNLLCCDSCPQTYHLECLSPPLKCAPHGKWNCPNCTEKKGNVKVSSNIESNVKRARTKTTTGKPATVIKESVREKASVSGRHSIPRNNKGKTMFSCRDPDKADSDFLKDDKLDRPGSSHSGSLHEIPSDDRTLKNSFSTSHLKTSSRRRTLSLVKTSTSDDSECPTGKKPKFHNSDVQRKNSVTTITDSTHKSKKKKQKFRSCSEKKRPSAEKGSADAAINNELPLGRNLETNKPIQKRRSSDTWNSSSRHEAKRVKYESEEKDEMSSEQASLFSQDLDEQCTQLHNIEKQNVNSWNDIQQVDRIWGCRIRVSTIMSSKSLESEHAESHNYSGNQTIIQPLHGLNNSKTNGLLLTESQNESKVEIQDEKSACNGAFDPQVTLVSEEKDLCRVTQEDYDEKSYENKGSLDNVISAKKGSMDEIVAKNDALTQEDTPLSKADNAQIDIKAIDIVGTQNQSESVALSGPHRMIVSGDSKGKHGMLLEMQSDAKILNNTMEEVQNVGTINDDSDSYEFLVKWVGKSNIHNSWVPESQIKVIAKRKLENYKAKYGNTVINICEEQWKKPQRVIALQACVDGLEEALVKWCGLQYDECTWERLDEPVMKESAHLVDELKQLETQTIDKDVNHDFYCAKSEIQDFLPLLDQPNELKGGLLFPHQLEALNWLRKCWYKSKNVILADEMGLGKTISACAFISSLHCEFKVKLPCLVLVPLSTMPNWSAEFSLWAPHLNVVEYHGCAKARTVIRQYEWHVSDPSKSDKLTKSYKFDVLLTTYEMVLADTSHLRGVPWEVLIVDEGHRLKNSSSKLFGLLNTFSFQHRVLLTGTPLQNNIGEMYNLLNFLQPVSFPSLSAFEENFNDLTTAEKVDELKKLVAPHMLRRLKKDAMQNIPPKTERMVPVELTSIQAEYYRAMLTKNYQILRNVGKGGAQQSLLNIVMQLRKVCNHPYLIPGTEPESGSMEFLHEMRIKASAKLTLLHSMLKILYKEGHRVLIFSQMTKLLDILEDYLAIEFGAKTFERVDGTLSVANRQAAITRFNQDKSRFVFLLSTRSCGLGINLATADTVIIYDSDFNPHADIQAMNRAHRIGQSNRLLVYRLVVRGSVEERILQLAKRKLMLDQLFVNKSGSQKEVEDILRWGTEELFNNSDCVNGPDATDATISKPDAVPDGEHKHRRRSGGLGDVYKDKCTEGSTKIIWDENAILKLLDRSDIQLVSESADVDVENDMLGSVKSVDWNDDINEEADGMEMLPGVTGEDGEHKSEAKEDNAVGSAEENEWDKLLRVRWEKSQLEEEAVLGRGKRQRKAVSYRETFASMPSETFSEQSDTEEPERVYTPAGRAWKEKYARLRDRQKERIARRQNGEVSCLIDRVEWPTQSLIQSDHDMEGLDKRSYDDKIEQMEDNKSFQPLDDKRSESSAKFAKSIRHKYKKFHSDDLDLSVRPPSENLSSDIFLPSHPFNSLNTASPVPSNHLLPVLGLCAPNANQIGVSSRNNRGSLRQPISSSEQKRLSIGNTEFPFPPSSGSRSPNARNDEVREKSDISLLPEAPGMSLHHKLKSLIPDGYFPFYPVVPTSERSLMDGLGSASFASFQEKLGLPNLMIDDKLVPRFPLPSKSWMKPPADLLPSLSLGMQSIEGSFQEFPSMPPLPNFKQRPTDILKKKQKMFDLPSMNGLGSVQGMHPSFLENQHILLDNAMMQTQSVKKLFKKRAKADVWSEDELDALWIGVRRHGRGNWDIMLEDPKLKFAEYRTAEDLSLRWSEEQQKIMDAPAFSAPKSSKPLPLPGISDDMMNRALLGSKFSSIGGERPKSLPHLTDIQLGCRDLKSSFPGIDQLDHISRIDENLSKISPWQLSYLRSNYAGSSTGGLDGLERSGLPFNPRFQDNYTAKLGMNVPSSSALYNREVEYRSKSLFLPGAMDNSLNPLHGFNSAANYSESNVGMPLETQKQILHDFSSKNDIGVGSSNANKLPHWLREAVNPAPSRVPEPELPSVLPPSITAIAYSVRLLYGEDKTIPPFSIPGPPPIQPKDPRRILKRRRKLLRLSRLTPNIKCTTKNFDCGGPSTIPTASEILESEPVRGRSGHDENQNLNLNSPSSSLVDTQREGSSSVLVLSLEAPHMATSSTISRHSELPLTEIPGPSQQSEELSKPPVLEVDCEGPMEEDSKENNGKTTEKVPSSEQVDQVDRGGSSKTHSCASGSNQLKPMELSSEETELNDHQSENE; this is encoded by the exons ATGAAGGAAGAAAATTCTTTGCATGATAGCATGATAGATCGGAAGTGGGTattgaagaggaagagaaaacaaACCAAATCTGGTTTGGGAGCTTTAAATGGAAAAGAGGGGGCTTCTAATAGTGCAGTTAAGAGGAAGACAAAAAGTGGCATCGATGCTTCTAGATCTGCTAAAAAGACCAAAGGGCATGATGGT CATTACTATGAATGCGCTGTGTGCGATCTAGGAGGCAATTTGCTTTGTTGTGATAGTTGTCCTCAAACTTATCACCTTGAATGTCTCAGCCCACCTCTTAAG TGTGCTCCTCATGGAAAGTGGAATTGCCCTAACTGTACTGAAAAGAAAGGTAATGTCAAAGTATCAAGTAACATTGAGTCAAATGTAAAACGAGCAAGAACAAAGACCACCACTGGAAAGCCAGCTACTGTGATTAAGGAATCTGTCCGTGAAAAGGCATCAGTGTCTGGGAGACACTCTATTCCAAGAAATAATAAAGGGAAAACAATGTTTTCTTGTAGAGATCCAGATAAGGCAGATTCTGATTTCTTAAAAGATGATAAATTGGACAGGCCTGGATCAAGCCACTCTGGGTCCTTACATGAAATTCCATCAGATGATAGaactttgaaaaattcattttcaaccTCTCATTTAAAAACCAGCTCTCGAAGGAGAACACTCTCTCTTGTGAAAACCTCCACATCTGATGATAGTGAATGTCCTACAGGGAAGAAGCCCAAATTTCATAACAGTGATGTGCAAAGAAAGAATTCTGTTACTACAATTACTGATTCTACTCATAAGTCCAAGAAAAAAAAGCAAAAGTTCAGAAGTTGCAGTGAAAAGAAAAGACCTAGTGCTGAAAAGGGAAGTGCAGATGCCGCTATTAATAATGAGCTACCTCTTGGAAGAAATCTTGAAACAAATAAACCTATACAGAAGCGCAGGTCATCTGATACATGGAACTCTTCATCAAGACATGAAGCCAAAAGAGTGAAATATGAAAGTGAAGAAAAAGATGAG ATGTCATCTGAGCAAGCAAGCCTGTTTTCACAAGATTTGGATGAACAATGCACACAATTACACAACATAGAAAAGCAAAATGTGAATTCTTGGAATGACATTCAGCAG GTTGATCGAATTTGGGGATGCCGTATTCGAGTTAGCACCATCATGTCTAGCAAATCATTAGAATCAGAACATGCTGAATCACATAATTATTCAGGGAACCAGACTATAATACAGCCACTTCATGGCCTAAATAATTCCAAAACAAATGGCTTGCTACTGACTGAGTCACAGAATGAAAGTAAAGTTGAAATACAGGATGAAAAAAGTGCTTGTAATGGGGCATTTGATCCTCAAGTCACTTTGGTTTCTGAAGAAAAAGATTTATGTAGGGTCACACAAGAAGATTATGATGAAAAATCATATGAAAATAAGGGATCATTGGATAATGTTATTTCAGCCAAAAAAGGTTCAATGGATGAAATAGTTGCAAAGAATGATGCTTTAACACAGGAAGATACTCCATTGAGCAAAGCTGATAATGCTCAAATTGACATAAAAGCTATTGATATTGTTGGCACACAAAATCAGAGTGAGTCAGTTGCGCTTTCTGGACCTCATCGGATGATTGTTTCGGGTGATTCAAAAGGAAAACATGGAATGTTGCTTGAGATGCAGTCAGATGCTAAAATTCTAAATAATACCATGGAGGAAGTGCAGAATGTAGGGACTATTAATGACGACAGTGATAGCTATGAGTTTCTTGTCAAGTGGGTTGGGAAATCAAACATACATAACAGTTGGGTTCCTGAGTCTCAAATAAAAGTTATTGCCAAAAGAAAACTGGAAAATTATAAAGCTAAATATGGGAATACTGTGATAAATATTTGTGAGGAACAATGGAAGAAACCACAACGTGTTATTGCTCTTCAGGCTTGTGTGGATGGTTTGGAAGAAGCTTTGGTTAAATGGTGCGGTCTTCAATATGATGAGTGCACTTGGGAAAGATTAGATGAACCTGTTATGAAGGAATCAGCTCATCTGGTAGATGAATTGAAGCAATTAGAAACTCAGACCATTGACAAAGATGTTAATCATGATTTTTATTGTGCCAAAAGTGAAATCCAagattttcttcctcttcttgaccAGCCAAATGAGCTAAAAGGTGGATTACTTTTTCCACATCAGCTAGAAGCTTTAAACTGGCTGCGCAAATGCTGGTACAAGTCCAAAAATGTTATATTGGCTGATGAAATGGGGCTTGGAAAAACCATATCTGCATGTGCTTTCATTTCATCTTTGCACTGTGAATTCAAGGTTAAGCTGCCCTGTTTGGTCCTAGTCCCACTTTCCACTATGCCTAATTGGTCAGCTGAGTTTTCACTGTGGGCTCCACATCTAAACGTGGTTGAGTATCATGGATGTGCAAAGGCAAGAACAGTTATTCGCCAATATGAATGGCATGTTAGCGATCCTAGCAAATCAGATAAATTAACCAAGTCATACAAGTTTGATGTCCTATTGACTACCTATGAAATGGTGCTTGCTGACACTTCTCATCTTCGTGGTGTCCCTTGGGAAGTTCTTATAGTGGATGAGGGCCACCGGCTAAAGAATTCTAGTAGTAAACTTTTTGGTTTGCTCAATACATTTTCTTTTCAACACCGTGTATTATTGACTGGAACTCCATTGCAGAATAACATTGGGGAGATGTATAACTTATTGAATTTTCTACAACCTGTTTCATTCCCTTCCTTGTCAGCATTTGAGGAAAACTTTAATGATCTTACAACAGCAGAAAAGGTGGACGAGCTTAAAAAACTTGTTGCACCACATATGCTTCGAAGACTCAAGAAAGATGCTAtgcaaaatattccaccaaagaCTGAGCGGATGGTTCCTGTTGAGCTGACATCGATTCAAGCTGAATATTACCGTGCAATGCTAACAAAGAATTACCAGATACTAAGAAATGTAGGAAAAGGTGGTGCACAACAATCATTACTAAATATAGTAATGCAGCTCAGGAAGGTCTGCAATCATCCTTATCTTATCCCAGGTACTGAACCTGAATCTGGTTCAATGGAGTTTCTGCATGAAATGCGTATTAAGGCATCTGCAAAGTTGACGTTATTGCATTCTATGCTGAAAATTTTATACAAGGAAGGACACCGAGTTCTTATATTTTCTCAAATGACAAAGTTACTTGATATTCTAGAGGATTACCTAGCTATAGAGTTTGGTGCTAAAACATTTGAAAGGGTGGATGGTACATTATCAGTTGCAAATCGTCAGGCAGCAATTACTCGTTTCAATCAAGATAAATCACGATTTGTTTTCTTGTTGTCCACACGTTCTTGTGGCCTTGGTATCAACTTGGCTACTGCAGATACTGTTATCATATATGATTCTGATTTTAATCCACATGCAGATATACAAGCTATGAATAGAGCACACAGAATAGGACAATCAAATAGACTTCTAGTTTATAGGCTAGTAGTACGTGGTAGTGTGGAGGAGCGCATTTTGCAACTTGCTAAAAGGAAATTGATGCTAGATCAACTATTTGTGAACAAGTCAGGATCACAGAAGGAAGTGGAGGACATTCTTCGTTGGGGTACAGAAGAGCTTTTCAATAATTCTGATTGTGTAAATGGACCTGATGCTACAGATGCTACAATCAGCAAACCTGATGCTGTTCCTGATGGTGAGCATAAACATCGAAGGAGGTCTGGTGGTTTAGGAGATGTATACAAAGATAAATGTACTGAAGGTTCTACAAAAATTATTTGGGATGAAAATGCAATTCTGAAGCTTCTTGATCGTTCTGACATTCAATTAGTTTCTGAAAGTGCAGATGTGGATGTGGAGAATGATATGCTGGGCTCCGTAAAA TCGGTGGATTGGAATGATGATATAAATGAAGAAGCAGATGGTATGGAAATGCTCCCGGGTGTAACTGGTGAAGATGGTGAACATAAATCTGAAGCAAAGGAAGACAATGCAGTTGGTAGTGCTGAGGAAAATGAATGGGATAAACTTTTACGTGTAAG ATGGGAAAAATCTCAGCTTGAGGAGGAAGCAGTTCTCGGTCGAGGAAAGCGCCAAAGAAAAGCAGTATCATACAGGGAAACATTTGCTTCAATGCCAAGTGAAACTTTTAGTGAG CAGAGTGACACTGAGGAGCCAGAACGTGTATATACACCAGCCGGACGTGCATGGAAGGAGAAGTA TGCTAGGCTTCGTGACCGACAAAAAGAACGAATTGCTCGGAGGCAGAATGGAGAAGTGTCATGTTTGATAGACAGAGTTGAATGGCCTACACAATCACTGATCCAATCTGATCATGACATGGAAGGTTTGGATAAGAGAAGCTATGATGATAAAATTGAACAGATGGAGGATAACAAATCATTTCAGCCATTGGATGATAAGAGAAGTGAATCTTCTGCAAAATTTGCAAAGTCAATTAGGCACAAGTATAAAAAGTTTCATAGTGATGATCTGGATCTTTCAGTAAGACCTCCATCTGAAAACCTTTCGTCAGATATCTTTTTGCCTAGCCATCCATTCAACAGCTTGAACACAGCAAGTCCAGTTCCTTCTAACCACCTTCTACCTGTTTTAGGCCTATGTGCTCCTAATGCTAATCAGATAGGTGTATCATCTCGCAATAACCGTGGTTCACTGAGGCAACCTATATCAAGTAGTGAACAAAAACGACTAAGCATCGGAAATACAGAATTCCCATTTCCACCATCTTCTGGTTCTCGATCTCCAAATGCCCGAAATGATGAAGTGAGGGAAAAATCTGATATCTCTTTGTTACCTGAAGCTCCAGGAATGTCCTTGCATCACAAGTTGAAGAGTTTGATACCTGATGGCTACTTTCCTTTTTATCCT GTTGTTCCTACATCTGAAAGATCCCTCATGGATGGTCTGGGGAGTGCATCATTTGCTTCATTTCAAGAGAAGCTAGGCCTTCCAAATTTAATGATCGACGATAAGCTGGTACCAAGGTTTCCATTACCATCAAAAAGTTGGATGAAGCCACCTGCAGATCTGTTACCTAGCTTGTCACTAGGCATGCAGTCCATAGAAGGTTCTTTTCAGGAATTCCCTAGTATGCCACCTCTACCCAATTTCAAGCAACGACCAACTGATATcctaaagaaaaaacaaaaaatgtTTGATCTACCTTCAATGAATGGCCTAGGTTCAGTTCAAGGCATGCATCCATCATTTCTTGAAAACCAACACATACTTCTTGACAACGCGATGATGCAAACTCAATCTGTGAAAAAGTTGTTCAAGAAGCGAGCAAAAGCAGATGTATGGTCAGAAGACGAGCTTGATGCTCTTTGGATTGGTGTCCGTAGGCATGGAAGGGGTAATTGGGATATCATGCTTGAAGATCCCAAATTGAAGTTCGCGGAGTATAGAACAGCTGAAGATTTATCTTTAAGATGGTCAGAGGAGCAGCAAAAGATAATGGATGCACCAGCTTTCTCAGCGCCAAAATCTTCCAAGCCTCTACCCCTACCTGGAATCTCAGATGACATGATGAATCGGGCTTTGCTTGGTAGCAAGTTTTCTAGTATCGGAGGTGAACGCCCAAAATCACTCCCTCACCTGACGGATATTCAACTTGGCTGCCGTGATTTAAAGTCTAGCTTTCCGGGCATCGATCAACTTGATCACATTAGTAGAATTGATGAGAATCTCTCTAAAATCTCACCATGGCAACTCAGCTATCTTAGATCAAATTACGCTGGCAGCTCTACTGGAGGGTTGGATGGATTGGAAAGGTCAGGTTTACCATTTAATCCTCGTTTTCAAGATAACTACACTGCAAAACTAGGTATGAATGTACCCAGCAGCTCTGCCTTGTACAACAGGGAAGTTGAATACCGATCGAAGAGTCTTTTCTTGCCAGGTGCGATGGACAACTCTCTGAATCCTTTACATGGTTTCAATAGTGCAGCTAATTACAGTGAATCGAATGTGGGCATGCCATTGGAAACCCAAAAGCAGATTTTGCATGACTTCTCTTCCAAAAATGACATTGGTGTTGGTAGTTCAAATGCGAATAAACTTCCTCATTGGCTTCGAGAAGCTGTGAACCCCGCTCCTTCCAGGGTGCCAGAACCTGAGCTGCCCTCTGTATTGCCTCCTTCTATCACTGCAATTGCTTACTCTGTCCGTCTACTTTATGGAGAAGACAAAACAATCCCACCATTTTCTATTCCTGGCCCTCCACCTATCCAGCCGAAAGATCCAAGGAGAATTCTGAAAAGGAGAAGGAAGCTGCTTAGACTTAGCCGGTTGACCCCCAATATTAAATGCACTACTAAGAATTTTGATTGTGGCGGCCCAAGCACAATTCCAACAGCTTCAGAAATACTTGAATCTGAACCTGTTCGAGGAAGGTCTGGCCATGATGAGAATCAGAACTTAAATTTGAATTCACCATCATCATCATTAGTCGACACACAAAGAGAAGGTTCAAGCTCAGTGCTGGTACTATCTCTTGAAGCCCCACACATGGCAACATCTTCTACCATCTCCAGACACAGCGAATTGCCACTAACAGAAATACCAGGGCCTAGTCAACAAAGTGAAGAGTTATCTAAACCTCCTGTACTTGAAGTAGATTGTGAAGGACCAATGGAGGAAGATTCAAAAGAGAACAATGGTAAAACAACAGAAAAGGTACCGAGTTCCGAGCAGGTCGATCAAGTGGACCGTGGAGGCTCGAGTAAAACTCACTCTTGTGCTAGTGGATCTAACCAGCTCAAACCCATGGAACTGTCATCTGAAGAAACCGAGTTGAATGATCATCAAAGTGAGAATGAATAA